DNA from bacterium:
AACGCCTCTTCGTTCATCATGCAAGGCACTCCCTTGCCGCCCATGCCCTTGAGGTCGACGACGACGAGGTTGTCGTCCACCATAACTATTTTCACGCTTCTCTCATTCAAACAGCACCTCCCGCCCGTCGATCCTCACGACAGGTATGAACTCTGCTTTAAGACTATGAACTGCACCACGTACCCCAGGAGCTCGTCCAGATCGAACCCGTAAGGCGCCGACATGTCGCGGGCCTTCGCAAGCCTTGCGGAGGCGACGAGCCTGTCGATCGCCTTCCACGAGCCCTCGCCGCGCTCCTCTATGTCGATGATCTCGTCGACGATCCTCCTGAAATCATACGGCTCGTCGGAGCACCGGCCGTCAGCCGCACACGACGGGGCCTCGACCTTCAACCTGGACGCCCTGTGCGCGGCCACCGCCGACCTGAGCCCGGAGTCGAAGCATGCCCAGCGCATCACGAACGAAGATTCGAACTCCATGGCTACGGCGGCGAGGTTCCTGTAAAACGCGTCCCAGACCGCATCGAATGAATACCGCCCCGCCTCGCTGCGGGAAAAATCGCGAAGCGCCGAATCGAGCCAGGCCGGCATCTCTTTCCTGGACTTGATCTGATCGATCTTGAGAATCGCGGTCTCGCCGGGTTCGACGCCTAAAACTGCGCGTTCCATCGCCCGTATATCAAATTCGACGAGCAGGGCGCGGGACAGGAGCGAGGCGCCTTCGTCTTCCTCGGAGCACATCCTCGCCAGCTCCGAAGCCGACATCGGCACCTTTCCGCCGGGCGTAGCCGGCAGAGGCGGCAGCGCTGTCAAAAGATATTCGAACGACATCAGATCGCAGCCTCCGCCTGCTCATCCAGCATCCTGCGGAACCTCTCGGACACGAAGGGCTTAAGCACCTCCATCATGGAATCCGTGTCAACGATCAGCTCGCCCCCGCTCTCTTCGGTGAAGAGCTTGAATCCTTTCATACCCTTCTCCGCATGCAGCGCCGCGTGCACGTTGAGGTCGGACCTCATCATCGCAAACCACTCCTTCATGAATTGTTCCTTCATCTCCTCCGGGATCACTATGTGGAGCTGCCCAAGTTCGTGCGAGGTCCTGTTTTTTGCGAACTCCGATATGATCTTGAATATGAGTTTTTTGATGAATTCCGGGTCGGCAAGCGCCTCCTTGACGCGGCGCCTGAGCGGCTCCAGCGCAATCAGATCCTCGAGCTCGCCCTTGGCCTTGAGAACAAGGTCTCGGAGCGCAAGAGACATCTGTTGGTCGAGGTTCCGCATCACGGCTGCGGATTTGTGATGCGCCTCCTCGACGATCGCATCCCCTTCGCTGCGCGCGTCGTTGATCAGCTTCGCCGCGTCGGCCTTGGCCTTGGATATGATCTTCTCCGCCTCTTCCCTGCCGCGGGCCACGCCGTCCTGTTTCACGGAATCGATGAGTTTCGCCAGTTCGTCCTTCAACTTTTCCTCCCCTTCTCGAAGGCGGCTGCGGCCGGCGCCGCCTCTGAAACGCACACCGTAACCATGTCGTGTATGACCTCTGCGAATCCGCTCCCGATGTCGTAGTCTTCCCTCACCGCCCCTCCGCGATCGCCCTGCTTCACGAAGTGTATGTTCCCCGGATTCAGGAGCGCAAGCATCGTATCGTGCCCCTGGAGCGCCGTCATCCGCCCGAGGGCGGCAGGGAGAGTGACGGAGCTAACCTCCGCGTCGACCACGGCCTTGCCCGGAGTCATGATCATGAGCTTCATCGGTTCGCGGCCATCCTGTCCGCCTTCTCTCTCATCTCCTCTATCGTGCCGACGTTGAAGAAGGCCTGCTCGGGCATGTCGTCGTGTTTCCCATCGATGATCTCGCTCACGCCTCTGACTGTGTCCTCCAGCTTGACGTATTTGCCGACGAGCCCGGTAAACTGGCTGGCCACGTGCAAAGGCTGTGAGAAGAAGCGCTGCAGCTTCCTGGCCCTGGCCACCGCCTGTTTGTCTTCGTCCGACAACTCGTCCATCCCCAGTATCGCAATGATGTCGCGCAGGTCCTTATAGCGCTGCAGCAGGCTCTGCGCACGGCGGGCGACCGAGTAGTGCTCCTCGCCGATCACCTCCGGCGCCAGCATCCTGGAGGTGGAGTCGAGAGGATCCACCGCCGGATAGATGCCGAGCTCCGCGATGTTTCTCGACAGCACGATCGTGGCGTCGAGGTGCGAGAAGGCGGCTGCCGGGGC
Protein-coding regions in this window:
- a CDS encoding F0F1 ATP synthase subunit epsilon, whose product is MKLMIMTPGKAVVDAEVSSVTLPAALGRMTALQGHDTMLALLNPGNIHFVKQGDRGGAVREDYDIGSGFAEVIHDMVTVCVSEAAPAAAAFEKGRKS